In Daphnia magna isolate NIES linkage group LG5, ASM2063170v1.1, whole genome shotgun sequence, a single genomic region encodes these proteins:
- the LOC123472476 gene encoding pupal cuticle protein Edg-78E-like → MQGVTYDSYGKESYGEVLGNTNKGSSYWVFPEGQKFTLTWTADEAGFQPKGDHLPVAPVHEYELPVAPVHEYELPVAPALPYSRTGPGY, encoded by the coding sequence ggagtcacctacgactcttacggcaaagaatcatacggtgaagtcctaggcaacaccaacaaaggatcctcttactgggttttccctgaaggccagaaattcactttgacctggaCTGCTGACGaagctggattccagcccaaaggtgatcacttgcccgtcgctcccgtccatGAATACGAGCTCCCAGTTGCTCCAGTCCACGAGTACGAACTCCCAGTCGCCCCTGCCCTCCCTTATTCGCGCACTGGACCCGGTTACTAA